A window of the Zeugodacus cucurbitae isolate PBARC_wt_2022May chromosome 2, idZeuCucr1.2, whole genome shotgun sequence genome harbors these coding sequences:
- the LOC105212270 gene encoding protein mini spindles isoform X2, which produces MTEDTEYKKLPVDERCVHKLWKARVDGYEEAAKIFREIDDEKSPEWMKFLGLIKKMVVDSNVVAQEKGLEAALIFVENCGHAGKTVGEVMAGIVQKCIAAPKAKTKDLAVQVTLMYIEIEKQEAVIEELVKGMEHKNPKIVSACVSATTLALRDFGNKVVGVKPLIKKLAPLMSDRDKSVRDEGKQLAVEIYRWIGAAMKPQITSLPQVTLKELEDEFDKLKGEKAEPTRYLKSQQEKQQQISAAAAEQEEAGDDEDGEGEECIDPMDLLDPVDILSKLPKDFYDKLEEKKWTLRKESLEALEKLLTENPKLENGEYGVLVNTLKKVITKDSNVVLVAMAGKCLAMLANGLGKRFGTYAMACIPSLLEKFKEKKANVVAALRESTDAIYPSTNLEAMQECIVESLGNKNPSVKSETAFFLARAFARTQPTAINKKLLKLLVTTLIKTLNEPDPTVRDASAEALGTLLKLMGEKSVGPFLVEVDALKMAKIKECQEKAEIKVKVVGVKKERPATAPATKAVAAASSAGNAASGASSRSGSTEPKAVSRPATAGNKKPVAKRAAGGGGGAGGGAPLAKSASSAKVLATEREMSLEEVQAKAEELLPPDILAGLIDSNWKNRLAACENLLQVIGDFDAKQSGVSQVLVRMISARKPGLKEMNFQVLKHKLDIIRVVAETYPLTATTIDLVVNEVTEKLADIKNGSTAADVLTAFAEAIKLEHIVGRVLSFAFEQKSPKVQSEALNWVSKSILEFGFQIQPKLLLDDVRKAVQSTNPTVRSAAIGLLGTMSMYMGSTLMMFFDSEKPALKSQIQTEMDKNAGEKPPKPVRGVKKSAVSSGGGGGTGAGDADDDAGDDDEPQEQMNLADMLPRIDIAPQITETLLKEMSDKDWKTRNEGLNKLQTIISEAKLIKPTIGDLAPALALRLLDSNAKIAQTAMSICEQLANAMGSSCKSHVRTLFPGCLHALGDNKAAVRAAALNCINSFGEKGGYKEFFESEMIADALKTGSPALKSELWGWLAERLPQMPPKSIPKEELTSMVPHLYAHICDRNVDVRKNANEAVLGIMIHLGFENMVKALDKQKPASKKDIQAALDKARPNLPMKPLPKGKQQAPIEEPAKKVVRGGGGGAQKTTTAKGGAASAADKSGGSSRKKDEDVDTSPLLAINNSKNQRLIDEQKMRVLKWTFTTPREEFIELLREQMTTANVNKGLMANMFHDDFRYHLKVIEALNEDLPNNSKALVCNLDLILKWLSLRFYDTNPSVLLKGLEYLNQVFQTLVEMEYILAENEGSAFIPHLLLKLGDPKDAVRVGVRSLLRQILLVYPYTKVFAYVMDGLKSKNARQRTECLDELGYLIENYGLTVCQPSQQVALKEIARHISDRDNSVRNAALNSVVQAYFLAGEKVYKLIGQLNEKDLSMLDERIKRAKKTRKPTTVAADTTTALGIGGGVAGGAGVAGVAKTGAQVVQQDSIEIDEPTTNGAYDELPPADEQPMPAASVQLQTNAYEANASTDEKDKRATSLIRQATFDQPASTQYQYQPPKVSGPFGLDPEVISEIEKGWVRVDQMQPVVVPQVDVSLLYEPVKIIPTRDNVKYPEEKFEQLISRSHYMQQGVHNTPPPSSAHASGGCASPYMSPQQHIHHQQQMNATTVYGGGGLGCGSSSSMHTTANLVDVLPKHDPQLIKMIKSISSVDTLKARAAISELTEIVDSPEKQAVLRDYEEIFIQNVLAQFKNLSQVPITESLVVYQPLLSILYSFFHSKTLGKTLSVACIKNLMSALLNLMADQKLNTGDDGQYNKVINGICLKVLDKANFTNLNCALIRLLRETCPVAGLPKFTDLLMKCIWRNVKMLPERTNELNYDAVILEVHEFMLALPSSWWQTRPSDTPLRTVKTIIHNMAKVKGNAILNHLNQIPTHSELHTYLIKILKNLAKEGHIPSASPQRSASAKDMHGKRISNQTHETMSQIFKLISDKETKQQGLLKLYEFKVQNSEIDLSTFLKGASPSFQKYIEDGLADIERAVAQSGGAGDGLQRAQNGDNRVDANFQYQTTTASGLGHSSGGGSAGGAKTADPDFWMDRLNHLISKANLSRNADGMSATHTMLMDNKVADENLNLNSMNAQQKMSSLIRRDVNKPELSPNRLQHLQAKLAAFKKENHA; this is translated from the exons ATGACTGAGGATACAGAATACAAGAAATTACCTGTCGATGAACGTTGCGTGCACAAATTGTGGAAGGCACGTGTGGATGGCTATGAGGAAGCGGCGAAAATTTTCCGTGAAATCGATGATGAAAAATCACCGGAATGGATGAAATTTTTGGGTCTTATTAAGAAGATGGTCGTCGATTCAAATGTGGTAGCACAAGAGAAAGGTCTCGAGGCAGCGCTAATTTTCGTCGAGAATTGCGGCCATGCCGGCAAAACGGTGGGCGAAGTTATGGCCGGCATTGTGCAGAAATGTATTGCCGCACCGAAAGCCAAAACTAAAGATTTGGCTGTACAAGTGACGCTCATGTATATTGAGATCGAAAAACAAGAGGCTGTCATTGAGGAACTCGTCAAGGGTATGGAGCATAAGAACCCAAAAATTGTGTCCGCCTGTGTGTCGGCCACAACATTGGCGCTGCGCGATTTCGGCAACAAGGTGGTGGGCGTAAAACCGCTAATTAAGAAACTAGCACCGCTAATGAGCGATCGTGACAAGAGTGTGCGCGACGAGGGCAAACAATTAGCCGTGGAAATATATCG ctGGATTGGCGCCGCAATGAAACCACAAATCACCTCATTGCCACAGGTCACGCTGAAAGAACTCGAAGATGAATTTGACAAACTCAAGGGAGAAAAGGCTGAACCAACAAG ATATTTGAAATCACAACaggagaaacaacaacaaatctctGCTGCCGCCGCAGAGCAGGAGGAAGCTGGAGAtg atGAAGATGGCGAGGGTGAGGAATGCATTGATCCAATGGACCTTCTCGATCCTGTTGATATACTTTCAAAGTTGCCCAAAGATTTTTATGACAAATTGGAGGAGAAGAAATGGACGTTGCGTAAGGAGTCACTGGAAGCGCTCGAAAAACTTTTAACCGAGAATCCAAAATTGGAGAATGGCGAGTATGGTGTGCTGGTGAATACACTGAAAAAGGTTATCACGAAGGATAGCAATGTGGTTTTGGTGGCCATGGCCGGCAAATGCTTAGCCATGTTGGCCAATGGGCTGGGCAAACGTTTCGGCACTTATGCTATG GCCTGCATACCCTCGCTATTGGAGAAGTTCAAAGAGAAGAAAGCTAATGTTGTCGCGGCATTACGTGAATCCACGGATGCAATTTATCCTTCCACGAATCTGGAAGCGATGCAGGAGTGCATTGTTGAATCGTTGGGAAATAAAAATCCCAGTGTTAAATCTGAAACGGCTTTCTTCCTAGCACGCGCCTTTGCACGCACACAACCAACCGCAATCAATAAGAAACTTCTAAAATTGCTTGTGACCACACTGATTAAGACACTAAATGAACCAGATCCTACAGTACGTGACGCCTCCGCTGAAGCTTTGGGCACACTGCTTAAGCTGATGGGTGAGAAGTCCGTTGGACCATTTTTAGTGGAGGTCGATGCCCTGAAGATGGCAAAAATCAAGGAATGCCAAGAGAAGGCTGAGATTAAAGTGAAGGTGGTGGGAGTTAAAAAGGAGCGTCCTGCTACAGCGCCAGCCACAAAAGCAGTGGCAGCCGCTTCGTCAGCTGGCAATGCGGCTTCGGGTGCATCATCGCGTAGCGGCTCAACTGAACCGAAGGCAGTGTCACGTCCTGCAACTGCAGGCAACAAAAAACCTGTAGCCAAACGCGCTGCGGGTGGGGGTGGTGGTGCAGGGGGTGGTGCACCACTCGCTAAATCAGCCAGCAGCGCTAAAGTGTTGGCCACTGAACGTGAGATGTCACTAGAGGAGGTGCAAGCCAAAGCCGAGGAGTTATTACCACCCGATATATTAGCTGGTTTGATTGACTCGAATTGGAAGAATCGTTTGGCAGCATGCGAGAATTTACTTCAAGTAATTGGCGATTTCGACGCTAAGCAATCGGGCGTATCACAGGTACTTGTGCGTATGATTAGCGCACGCAAACCGGGTTTAAAG GAGATGAACTTCCAAGTGCTGAAGCACAAGCTCGATATCATACGCGTCGTAGCCGAAACTTATCCGCTAACAGCAACCACAATCGATTTGGTGGTCAATGAAGTGACCGAAAAATTAGCAGACATTAAAAACGGCTCCACCGCGGCTGATGTGTTGACCGCCTTTGCTGAGGCCATCAAATTGGAGCACATAGTTGGACGTGTACTCTCCTTCGCTTTCGAGCAGAAATCGCCGAAAGTGCAGTCTGAAGCCTTGAATTGGGTGAGCAAATCCATACTAGAGTTTGGTTTTCAAATACAACCTAAACTGCTGCTGGATGACGTGCGCAAAGCGGTGCAAAGCACAAATCCTACAGTGCGCAGTGCCGCTATCGGTCTACTCGGCACGATGTCCATGTACATGGGCAGTACACTAATGATGTTCTTCGATAGCGAGAAACCGGCATTGAAGTCGCAAATACAAACAGAGATGGATAAGAATGCTGGCGAGAAGCCACCGAAACCGGTGCGTGGCGTTAAGAAATCAGCTGTCAGCTCAGGCGGTGGAGGTGGCACTGGCGCCGGTGATGCCGACGATGATGCTGGCGATGATGATGAGCCGCAAGAGCAAATGAATTTGGCGGATATGTTGCCACGCATTGACATTGCACCACAAATTACGGAGACCCTGCTGAAGGAGATGTCCGACAAGGACTGGAAGACACGCAATGAGGGTCTCAACAAGCTACAAACAATTATAAGCGAAGCTAAGCTGATTAAACCAACAATTGGTGATTTAGCGCCAGCACTGGCATTACGCCTGCTTGACTCAAATGCTAAAATCGCGCAAACCGCCATGTCCATCTGCGAACAGCTGGCCAATGCCATGGGTTCGAGCTGCAAGAGTCATGTGCGCACACTGTTCCCCGGTTGCTTGCATGCACTGGGCGATAATAAAGCCGCTGTGCGCGCTGCCGCCTTGAATTGCATCAACAGTTTCGGCGAAAAGGGTGGCTACAAAGAATTCTTCGAAAGTGAAATGATTGCCGATGCGCTGAAAACCGGTTCACCAGCTTTAAAATCCGAACTATGGGGTTGGCTAGCCGAGCGCTTGCCACAAATGCCTCCCAAATCCATACCCAAAGAGGAGTTAACCTCGATGGTGCCGCATTTGTATGCGCACATTTGTGATCGCAACGTTGATGTGCGTAAGAATGCCAACGAAGCGGTGTTGGGCATAATGATACATTTGGGTTTCGAGAATATGGTAAAAGCGCTCGATAAGCAGAAACCAGCATCTAAAAAGGATATACAAGCGGCTTTAGATAAGGCACGTCCCAATTTGCCGATGAAACCGTTGCCTAAAGGCAAACAGCAGGCACCCATTGAGGAGCCAGCTAAGAAGGTAGTacgcggcggtggtggtggcgctCAGAAAACTACTACAGCTAAGGGTGGTGCTGCAAGTGCAGCAGATAAGTCTGGCGGTTCGTCGCGTAAGAAAGACGAAGATGTGGACACGTCACCACTCCTGGCGATTAATAATTCCAAGAATCAACGTTTGATTGACGAGCAGAAAATGCGTGTATTGAAGTGGACCTTCACCACGCCACGAGAGGAATTCATCGAGCTGCTGCGCGAACAAATGACCACGGCCAATGTAAACAAAGGACTAATGGCCAACATGTTCCACGACGACTTTAG GTACCATTTGAAAGTGATCGAGGCTCTGAACGAAGATTTGCCGAACAACAGCAAAGCATTAGTCTGTAATCTGGATTTAATATTGAAATGGCTTTCACTCCGTTTTTACGATACGAATCCTTCAGTCTTACTGAAGGGTCTCGAGTATCTTAATCAAGTTTTCCAGACATTGGTCGAAATGGAGTATATACTGGCAGAGAATGAGGGTAGCGCATTCATACCACATTTACTGCTAAAG CTTGGCGATCCGAAAGACGCCGTACGTGTTGGTGTACGCTCCTTACTGCGTCAAATCTTGCTCGTCTATCCCTATACCAAAGTATTTGCCTACGTTATGGATGGCCTCAAGTCCAAGAATGCGCGTCAGCGTACCGAATGCTTGGATGAGCTGGGTTATTTGATTGAAAACTACGGACTAACGGTGTGCCAGCCTTCGCAACAGGTGGCATTAAAAGAGATTGCGCGACACATTTCCGATCGTGATAATTCGGTGCGTAATGCAGCACTAAATTCCGTTGTACAAGCATACTTCTTAGCCGGCGAAAAGGTATACAAACTAATCGGGCAATTGAATGAAAAAGACCTGTCCATGTTGGATGAACGCATAAAACGCGCCAAAAAGACACGCAAACCCACAACAGTGGCGGCGGATACAACAACAGCGTTGGGCATCGGCGGTGGCGTCGCTGGTGGTGCTGGTGTTGCTGGTGTTGCTAAAACAGGCGCACAGGTCGTGCAGCAGGATAGCATTGAAATCGATGAGCCGACAACGAATGGCGCTTACGATGAGCTACCGCCGGCCGACGAGCAGCCAATGCCGGCAGCAAG TGTGCAATTGCAAACGAATGCGTATGAAGCAAATGCCAGTACGGATGAAAAAGACAAGCGCGCCACTTCGCTCATAAGACAAGC AACATTCGATCAGCCTGCATCCACACAGTATCAATATCAACCGCCCAAAGTGAGTGGGCCCTTCGGTCTAGATCCCGAAGTTATATCGGAAATCGAAAAGGGTTGGGTACGTGTTGATCAAATGCAGCCGGTGGTGGTGCCACAAGTAGATGTCTCGCTACTATATGAACCCGTCAAAATCATACCGACACGTGACAATGTCAAATATCCAGAGGAGAAATTCGAGCAATTAATTTCCCGTTCGCATTATATGCAACAGGGTGTGCATAATACACCGCCGCCATCGTCAGCGCATGCGAGCGGCGGTTGTGCATCGCCGTACATGAGCCCTCAACAGCATATACACCACCAGCAGCAAATGAATGCAACCACCGTGTATGGTGGCGGCGGCCTCGGTTGTGGCAGCAGTAGCAGTATGCATACAACGGCTAA CCTTGTTGATGTACTACCCAAACACGATCCTCAACTAATCAAAATGATCAAGTCCATAAGCAGTGTTGATACACTAAAGGCACGCGCCGCCATCAGCGAACTGACCGAGATCGTCGACTCACCCGAAAAGCAGGCCGTGCTCCGTGACTATGaggaaattttcatacaaaatgtgcTGGCACAATTCAAG AATCTATCACAGGTGCCGATCACCGAATCGTTGGTTGTTTACCAACCGCTACTATCCATACTCTACTCATTTTTCCACTCCAAAACGTTGGGTAAAACGCTGAGCGTTGCCTGCATCAAGAATTTAATGTCCGCACTGTTGAATCTCATGGCCGATCAGAAGCTGAATACCGGCGATGATGGTCAATATAATAAGGTTATCAACGGCATTTGCTTGAAGGTGTTGGATAAAGCAAATTTCACGAATTTAAACTG CGCTTTGATACGTCTGTTGCGCGAAACCTGCCCGGTAGCTGGCTTGCCGAAATTCACCGACCTGCTTATGAAATGTATTTGGCGTAATGTGAAGATGTTACCCGAACGCACCAATGAACTGAACTACGATGCCGTCATATTAGAGGTGCATGAATTCATGCTGGCCTTGCCAAGCAGCTGGTGGCAGACACGACCATCCGACACGCCCTTACGCACGGTCAAAACTATTATACACAATATGGCCAAGGTGAAAGGCAATGCCATATTGAATCATCTCAATCAGATACCGACACATTCAGAATTGCATACTTATTTGATTAAAATACTGAAG AATTTGGCTAAAGAGGGTCACATACCGAGCGCATCACCACAACGCTCCGCCTCGGCTAAGGATATGCATGGCAAACGCATTTCGAATCAAACGCATGAAACAATGTCACAGATATTCAAATTAATCTCAGATAAGGAAACAAAGCAGCAGGGTTTGCTGAAACTCTACGAGTTCAAG GTACAAAATTCCGAAATCGATTTGTCAACGTTCCTTAAAGGTGCCAGTCCCAGCTTCCAGAAATACATTGAAGATGGTTTGGCCGATATCGAACGCGCTGTGGCCCAGTCTGGCGGTGCGGGCGATGGCTTACAGCGTGCGCAAAATGGTGATAATCGCGTAG ATGCCAATTTCCAatatcaaacaacaacagcaagcggtTTGGGTCACAGTAGTGGTGGTGGCAGCGCGGGCGGTGCCAAGACTGCCGATCCGGACTTTTGGATGGATCGCTTGAATCACCTCATCTCGAAGGCGAATCTCAGTCGCAACGCTGACGGCATGAGCGCCACACACACAATGCTTATGGACAATAAAGTTGCCGATGAGAATCTGAATTTGAACTCGATGAATGCGCAACAAAAGATGTCTTCTCTCATACGAAGAGATGTGAAT AAGCCCGAATTATCGCCGAATCGCCTGCAGCACTTACAAGCTAAATTGGCGGCGTTCAAGAAGGAGAATCACGCATAG